In Gemmatimonadota bacterium, the sequence GATATTTTGGGATGAACTGATCGATAAGGTTAAGCCCCCACAAGCGATGTCCTGTGGGGGCTTTTTGTTTTTTAATCCGATAGGGCGCGTTTCATTGTTGCGCCCATTTCAGCGGGACTTTCGCACACGTGAATGCCCGCTTCTTGAAGCGCGGCCATTTTGTCGGCGGCGGTGCCCTGTCCGCCAGAGATAATTGCGCCCGCATGTCCCATGCGTCGCCCCGGGGGCGCTGTTTGACCCGCTATAAAACTGACCACGGGTTTGTCAAAGTGCGCTTTGACATAAGCGGCGGCTTCTTCTTCGGCGGTGCCGCCAATTTCCCCGATCATGATGACGGCATCTGTGTCGGGATCGTCCTTAAAGAGCGCGAGGCAGTCTGTAAAGGTTGTGCCAATGATGGGGTCGCCGCCAATGCCCACACACGACGATTGACCAAAGCCACTATCGGTGAGTTGGGAGACCGCTTCATAGGTGAGTGTGCCGCTGCGCGAAATGACACCAATGCGCCCTTCGCGGTGAATTGCGCCGGGCATAATGCCGATTTTGCACTTGCCAGGAGAAATCAGGCCCGGACAATTGGGGCCGATTAAGCGCGTGTTTTTATCGGCCAGGTAGTGTTTGGCTTTTAGCATGTCGAGCACGGGTATGTTCTCGGAGATGCAAACGACCAGAGGTAGGCCTGCATCGGCTGCTTCCATGATGGTGTCGGCTGCAAAGGGCGCGGGAACAAAATTGGCCGATGCCGTGGCACCTGTTTGTTCTACGGCATCGGATACAGTATCAAAAACGGGTATGCCCTCCACGCTCTCGCCGCCTTTGCCCGCGTTGACCACGCCGACGACTTGCGTGCCGTAATCTACCATTTGTTCCAGGTGAAATCGCGCTTCGCCTCCCATTGCTCTGCTGCTGGAAAAGCTCTGGACGATTACGCGGGTGTTGTTGTCAATGAGGATGCTCATAAAATCTCCAGTATTCGTTTACTCAAGCGTTCGTTCTTCGATTGTACCATCTGTTTTGCCGATGATGATGCGGTTTGTCAGGCCTATAAAAAGACCGCATTCGACTACGCCGCACAAGGCGTTGATTTTTGTTTCGAGCGCGGGCGGGTCGTCAATGCGACCAAAATCGCAATCGATGATGTAATTGCCGTTGTCTGTGACAAAAGGCGTGTTGTCCTGCGCGTTGCGAAGTGTGGGATGACAGCCCAGGTTTGCGAGCAGGCGTTGTATGGCTTGCCAGCCAAAGGGAATGACCTCAACGGGCAGGGGAAAAGCCCCGAGGTGTGCCACTGGTTTGGATTCGTCGGCGACGATGATTTCCCTGTCGGATAGAGAGGCGACGATTTTTTCTCGCAAAAGCGCGCCGCCGCCACCTTTTATGAGGTTAAAGTCCGGGTCGAATTCATCCGCGCCGTCAATGGTCAGGTCAATGCGGGTGACTTTGCCGAAGTCGGTGAGTGGAATATTTTCCGCTTCCGCCTGAATGCGCGATTGCTCTGAGGTGGGTATGCCGCATATATCGAGTCCTTCAGCGATGCGCTGGCCGAGCTTTTGAATTGCAAAAAAAGCCGTTGATCCCGTGCCAAGACCGACGACCATGCCATCTTCGACATATTCGGCAGCCCGTTCTCCTGATAATTGCTTGGGGTTAATGGTCATATCTGTTTTATCCCTTGTGATAAAAACAAGCGAAAGATAAACGGAAGAGAGTGATTTGGCAATGGTTTTGATCCAGACAGGCACGGTATTTTTTTATTTATTTTTTTTGGAAATTGTCATACTCTATCAAATAGGCAGGGCAAAGTTATGATTAAATTCGGAGAAAAATATGGCTTATCGCACATTGGAAGATTTTTTTGGTGATATTGTGGGAAAAGCGCGTCGAGGACAGGGGATTTCGGAATCGGAACTGGCGCAACAGGTGGGGCTTAGTGTTCGACAAATTGAACAAATAGAATCGTACGATCTGACGCCCGATGATCAGGCCATTTGCCGACTTGCAGATGCACTTCATCTCGGTGGCGAAAAATTGGTGGAGGTGGCGCGTGGATGGGTGCCAACAAAGGGCAATGCGGCGTTTGAAGACGAGAATATGCGGGTTGACCGGTTGATTCTCGATGCGGGTATGACGGTGAATTGTTATGTACTAACGTGTAAGGCGTCGGGCAAAGGAGCTGTGATTGATCCCGGTGGGCAGGCGCAGTTGATTTTGGATGCGATTGCCGATATACAGGTGACGCACATTTTGCTCACGCACGGGCACGGCGATCACGTCGGGGCACTCGAAGCAGTTGCCGATGCGACACAGGCGCAGGTATGTGGTTGTGAGCGCGATTTTGCATTGATGGGCGGGCGCAGTCGGCGGGTGACTGAACGCGTGGATGAAGGGTGGCAAACAGCGATTGGCGAACTCGGTATTGATACGGTGAGTTTGCCCGGGCACACGGGCGGTGGTATTGGGTATTATACCGCACCTGTGTTTTTTTCGGGCGATGCGCTATTTGCCGGTTCTCTGGGAGGGGCGAGGGGAGACGCCTACCGAGGGCAAATTCAGGCCGTGCGTGCGAAGGTGCTCTCTCTACCGGGGGAAACGACCATTTTTCCCGGTCATGGTCCGATTACGTCTGTAGCGCAAGAGCTGGCGCACAATCCCTATTTTGTTTGAGATGGATCCGGGGATTTTTT encodes:
- the sucD gene encoding succinate--CoA ligase subunit alpha, yielding MSILIDNNTRVIVQSFSSSRAMGGEARFHLEQMVDYGTQVVGVVNAGKGGESVEGIPVFDTVSDAVEQTGATASANFVPAPFAADTIMEAADAGLPLVVCISENIPVLDMLKAKHYLADKNTRLIGPNCPGLISPGKCKIGIMPGAIHREGRIGVISRSGTLTYEAVSQLTDSGFGQSSCVGIGGDPIIGTTFTDCLALFKDDPDTDAVIMIGEIGGTAEEEAAAYVKAHFDKPVVSFIAGQTAPPGRRMGHAGAIISGGQGTAADKMAALQEAGIHVCESPAEMGATMKRALSD
- the rpiA gene encoding ribose-5-phosphate isomerase RpiA produces the protein MNPKQLSGERAAEYVEDGMVVGLGTGSTAFFAIQKLGQRIAEGLDICGIPTSEQSRIQAEAENIPLTDFGKVTRIDLTIDGADEFDPDFNLIKGGGGALLREKIVASLSDREIIVADESKPVAHLGAFPLPVEVIPFGWQAIQRLLANLGCHPTLRNAQDNTPFVTDNGNYIIDCDFGRIDDPPALETKINALCGVVECGLFIGLTNRIIIGKTDGTIEERTLE
- a CDS encoding MBL fold metallo-hydrolase — encoded protein: MAYRTLEDFFGDIVGKARRGQGISESELAQQVGLSVRQIEQIESYDLTPDDQAICRLADALHLGGEKLVEVARGWVPTKGNAAFEDENMRVDRLILDAGMTVNCYVLTCKASGKGAVIDPGGQAQLILDAIADIQVTHILLTHGHGDHVGALEAVADATQAQVCGCERDFALMGGRSRRVTERVDEGWQTAIGELGIDTVSLPGHTGGGIGYYTAPVFFSGDALFAGSLGGARGDAYRGQIQAVRAKVLSLPGETTIFPGHGPITSVAQELAHNPYFV